In Vibrio sp. JC009, a single window of DNA contains:
- a CDS encoding peroxidase-related enzyme (This protein belongs to a clade of uncharacterized proteins related to peroxidases such as the alkylhydroperoxidase AhpD.), which translates to MEKISRYPVPEMNELPEDVKQIWEGAQERFGFVPNVAKALSHRPAELRAFLAYDAALTEKESGLTPADTEMLIVAHSNHNGCMYCVASHGAALRMASGDPKLSEQVAVNYREADITPRQKAMIAFAMKVTDDSRSINEEDFAALREHGFSNEDIWDIAGLTAFYNMSNRMMSFLAVRPDDEFYKMGR; encoded by the coding sequence GTGGAAAAAATTAGCCGTTACCCTGTGCCAGAAATGAACGAACTTCCGGAAGATGTAAAGCAAATCTGGGAGGGAGCTCAGGAACGATTCGGATTTGTACCAAATGTTGCAAAAGCTCTTTCACACCGCCCGGCAGAGCTACGTGCATTTTTGGCATACGACGCAGCTCTTACCGAAAAGGAAAGCGGTCTAACTCCGGCAGACACAGAGATGCTCATCGTAGCTCACTCAAACCACAATGGTTGCATGTATTGTGTAGCTTCACATGGTGCCGCCCTGCGTATGGCTTCTGGTGACCCTAAGCTTTCAGAGCAAGTTGCCGTAAATTACCGGGAAGCAGATATCACTCCCCGCCAAAAGGCGATGATTGCTTTCGCTATGAAGGTGACAGACGACTCAAGATCCATAAATGAAGAAGATTTTGCTGCCCTGCGCGAGCACGGCTTTTCAAACGAAGATATCTGGGATATTGCGGGTCTGACTGCCTTTTACAACATGTCTAATCGCATGATGAGCTTTCTGGCTGTTCGCCCGGATGATGAGTTTTACAAAATGGGTCGTTAG
- a CDS encoding AraC family transcriptional regulator — MNYAIEYRNEQHRTLNVTPRKRVMKNSLLLVHEGLVLFKLKKFEYAVEKNQAFWLPFDCLTSMTAFPGSAVSVVDFSVRLKDDFPKHAGFVELPDVTGAVLKKLAKAEYCQEHTSSLLSVVKHEATELKPVLELSALSKQFNDWSFDKPAQLEQEIHIAMKIREARKQILSGTKRNVVIKNLFDDHTEEFEQLTKLVLGKSL, encoded by the coding sequence ATGAACTACGCAATCGAATATCGCAATGAACAGCATCGCACACTGAACGTAACACCCCGTAAGCGCGTGATGAAAAACAGTTTATTGCTTGTACACGAAGGCTTAGTTCTGTTTAAGCTGAAAAAGTTTGAGTATGCGGTAGAAAAAAATCAGGCGTTCTGGCTTCCCTTCGACTGTCTGACATCCATGACTGCGTTTCCAGGCAGTGCAGTATCTGTCGTCGACTTCTCAGTAAGACTAAAAGATGACTTTCCCAAACATGCCGGATTTGTCGAACTGCCTGATGTCACCGGCGCTGTGTTAAAGAAGCTGGCAAAGGCAGAATACTGTCAGGAACACACGTCATCACTTCTGAGTGTCGTTAAACACGAAGCAACTGAACTAAAGCCGGTTCTGGAACTCTCTGCTCTGAGCAAACAGTTTAACGACTGGTCTTTTGATAAGCCTGCGCAACTTGAGCAGGAAATCCATATCGCAATGAAAATCCGGGAAGCAAGAAAACAGATTTTATCGGGCACAAAAAGAAATGTGGTCATCAAAAACCTGTTTGATGACCACACTGAAGAATTTGAACAGCTAACCAAATTGGTGCTGGGCAAAAGCTTATAA
- a CDS encoding 1-acyl-sn-glycerol-3-phosphate acyltransferase, which produces MTELKDIYQEIRPYNDDEIRPAIDRLINDPEFIGAILNFKFKNKPKWLQTLLTPFIKVYLKSKWGRLTSVFDVQVEIEKYLRKFLDSTTDGLTFSGLDKLDTQVPYLFVSNHRDIAMDPALVNFGLHHSKHKTVRIAIGDNLLRKPCATELMKLNKSFIVKRSAKAPRELMKALGLLSSYIKHSLDTGNSIWIAHKEGRAKDGNDITDPAILKMFHVEGRKQKISFGDYTKSLRIVPVAISYENDPCDNAKAVELYEKAEHGAYEKSEFEDIDSIVQGIVGYKGRVHVAFGDVIDHSFDSPEALAEEIDKQIHALYKLFPINLLAANQQDDSVSEETRIALNSKLDSLPEGAKKYLIDMYANPVYRKLELDR; this is translated from the coding sequence ATGACTGAATTAAAAGATATTTACCAGGAAATCCGGCCTTATAACGATGACGAGATACGTCCTGCGATCGATAGACTGATTAACGACCCTGAATTTATCGGAGCAATACTTAACTTTAAGTTTAAGAATAAGCCTAAGTGGCTGCAGACATTGCTGACACCTTTCATCAAGGTTTACCTGAAGTCCAAATGGGGCAGGTTAACCAGCGTTTTTGACGTACAGGTGGAAATCGAAAAGTACCTGCGCAAATTCCTGGACTCCACCACAGACGGGCTCACCTTTTCCGGGTTAGATAAACTGGATACGCAAGTGCCTTATCTGTTTGTGTCTAATCACCGTGACATTGCGATGGACCCGGCTCTGGTGAACTTCGGCCTTCACCACAGTAAGCATAAAACGGTTCGTATCGCTATCGGGGATAACCTGCTGCGTAAACCCTGTGCCACTGAGCTGATGAAGCTGAATAAGAGTTTTATTGTTAAGCGCTCAGCTAAGGCACCGCGTGAGCTTATGAAGGCGCTTGGGCTGCTCTCTTCTTATATTAAGCATTCGCTGGATACCGGAAACTCTATCTGGATTGCGCACAAAGAAGGCCGCGCCAAAGATGGTAACGACATCACGGATCCTGCGATCCTTAAAATGTTCCATGTTGAAGGGCGTAAGCAGAAGATAAGCTTTGGTGACTATACAAAGTCTCTGAGAATTGTCCCTGTTGCGATCTCTTATGAGAATGACCCATGCGACAACGCAAAAGCTGTAGAGCTGTATGAAAAAGCGGAGCATGGTGCATACGAGAAATCTGAATTTGAAGATATCGACAGTATTGTTCAGGGTATCGTGGGCTATAAGGGCCGTGTACACGTTGCTTTTGGTGATGTTATCGATCATAGCTTTGACTCCCCGGAAGCCTTGGCTGAGGAGATAGATAAGCAGATCCACGCACTGTATAAGCTATTTCCGATCAACCTGCTTGCAGCAAACCAGCAAGATGACTCCGTATCTGAAGAAACTCGCATTGCGCTAAACAGCAAGCTGGACAGCCTGCCAGAGGGTGCGAAAAAATATCTTATTGATATGTATGCAAATCCTGTATACAGGAAATTAGAGTTGGATCGTTAA
- a CDS encoding GNAT family N-acetyltransferase: MNFDWVEWFGYLASLVVLISLTMTSIIKLRVINFIGCLLFATFAYFIDSYPTMFMNLGIAGINTYYLWKIYSTKERFKLISATVESEYFDYFVTENQSEIELQSSVSSLREADTAFYMLRNNTIAGVLAGSRKEDGVMDVVLDYVTPEYRDFKLAQYFYESHPEIMKEKGINKLVAHATNEDHEIYLKKVGFEPGKEQGHYYKQF, translated from the coding sequence ATGAACTTTGACTGGGTTGAGTGGTTTGGTTATCTGGCATCGCTGGTGGTTCTTATTTCGCTGACTATGACATCGATCATTAAGCTCAGAGTCATCAACTTTATCGGCTGTTTACTGTTCGCAACTTTTGCTTACTTTATCGACTCCTATCCGACCATGTTTATGAACCTGGGAATAGCGGGAATTAATACCTACTACCTCTGGAAAATCTACTCCACCAAAGAACGTTTTAAGCTGATATCAGCAACGGTTGAATCCGAGTACTTTGATTACTTTGTTACAGAAAACCAGTCTGAGATTGAACTCCAGTCATCGGTGAGTTCATTACGGGAGGCTGATACTGCCTTTTATATGCTTCGAAATAACACCATTGCCGGTGTGCTGGCCGGAAGCCGCAAGGAAGATGGAGTGATGGATGTGGTGCTGGATTATGTCACACCCGAGTATCGTGACTTTAAGCTGGCTCAGTATTTCTATGAATCCCATCCTGAAATCATGAAGGAGAAGGGCATTAATAAACTGGTTGCTCACGCGACGAATGAAGATCATGAAATCTACCTGAAAAAGGTTGGGTTTGAGCCCGGAAAAGAGCAGGGGCACTATTATAAGCAGTTTTAA
- a CDS encoding LysR family transcriptional regulator: MAVTNQLALFLDVVQQGSFSKAAALHNMDNSSLSKQIKKLEAELGVQLLNRSTRSFSLTSAGEEILEQTYTLMETLNQIQNIADSYQSEPKGILRIVASVHFGQLYLQPVISRFMKKYPKVQISLSLDDRRTDIITDHFDIAFRIGKLEDSNLIARKLADTNFALVASEGFVQEYGMPQTPEALMELPSVIYSNRDSTIDVVELGEEPHSKTLKSYKMKGNYRASDVRSMLEAVKDGLGYTIIDLFCLERPIDELKLVPLLTNYHLSTMDTGIYAVYPHRKQTKLVTEFISAFQEHIGTPPFWERHIPGYKEMYK, encoded by the coding sequence ATGGCCGTCACTAATCAATTAGCCCTGTTTCTGGATGTTGTTCAGCAAGGATCTTTCAGCAAAGCCGCTGCTTTGCATAATATGGATAATTCGTCACTGTCTAAGCAGATTAAAAAACTGGAAGCAGAGTTGGGTGTTCAGTTATTAAATCGCTCCACCCGCTCTTTTTCACTGACCTCTGCCGGGGAAGAGATACTGGAGCAGACATATACCCTGATGGAGACTCTGAACCAGATACAGAATATTGCCGACTCCTATCAGTCAGAGCCAAAAGGAATACTGCGCATCGTCGCTTCTGTTCATTTTGGTCAGCTCTATTTACAGCCGGTTATTTCCCGGTTTATGAAAAAGTATCCCAAGGTGCAGATCAGCTTATCTCTGGATGACAGAAGAACGGACATCATCACGGACCACTTCGATATCGCCTTTCGGATTGGTAAGCTGGAAGACTCCAACCTTATCGCAAGGAAGCTGGCAGACACCAACTTTGCTTTAGTGGCTTCGGAAGGGTTTGTTCAGGAGTACGGTATGCCACAGACACCGGAAGCGCTGATGGAACTGCCAAGTGTGATTTATAGCAACAGAGATTCAACTATTGATGTTGTTGAGCTTGGTGAAGAGCCGCACAGTAAAACACTAAAAAGCTATAAAATGAAAGGCAACTACAGGGCAAGTGATGTCAGGTCTATGCTTGAAGCTGTGAAAGACGGGCTTGGATATACGATCATTGATCTTTTTTGCCTTGAGCGCCCGATCGATGAACTTAAGCTGGTTCCTTTGCTCACCAACTATCACTTATCTACGATGGATACCGGAATTTACGCTGTATATCCACACCGGAAGCAGACTAAACTGGTTACAGAATTTATCAGCGCATTTCAGGAGCATATCGGCACTCCTCCTTTCTGGGAGCGCCATATTCCGGGTTACAAAGAGATGTATAAATAG
- a CDS encoding YbaK/EbsC family protein: MAVSDRIDRYMGEHHISYQTLTHRHSNSSLHSAFVASIPPMSLAKAVVLEDHEGRHLMAVLPSNSKISLSVLNEAYNATYHLVKEQEVYKLFEDCDRGAVPPIGSAYHMSVVCDEHLAQLDNVYLESGDHETLIKLDNQAFRKLMTHCRYLRFSSEVFH, from the coding sequence ATGGCCGTATCTGATCGGATTGATCGCTATATGGGTGAGCACCATATCAGCTATCAGACATTAACACATCGTCACAGCAACAGCTCTCTTCATAGCGCTTTTGTGGCAAGCATTCCTCCAATGAGCCTGGCAAAGGCTGTGGTATTGGAAGACCACGAAGGGCGGCACCTGATGGCAGTGCTACCGTCAAACTCAAAAATCAGTTTGTCTGTACTCAATGAAGCGTATAACGCGACATATCATCTGGTAAAAGAGCAGGAAGTTTACAAGCTTTTTGAAGATTGTGACCGTGGCGCAGTTCCACCTATCGGCAGTGCATATCATATGTCTGTGGTATGCGATGAGCATTTAGCACAACTGGACAATGTATATCTGGAATCCGGGGATCATGAAACCCTGATCAAACTGGATAATCAGGCATTTCGTAAGCTAATGACACACTGCAGGTATCTAAGGTTTAGTAGCGAGGTTTTCCATTAG
- the pyrC gene encoding dihydroorotase, translating into MTTLTITRPDDWHVHLRDGEVLKDTVRDISRYNGRAIVMPNTVPPITTTELALEYYDRIMAEKPSAQFQPLMTLYLTDNTTPDEIRKAKASGKVFAAKLYPAGATTNSDSGVTSIPDMYPVFEAMEEVGMLLLIHGEVTTHDVDIFDREKVFLEEVLAPIVKKFSKLKIVSEHITTADAVEFVKNAGDNVAATITAHHLLFNRNHMLVGGIKPHFYCLPILKRNIHQDALVAAATSGDKKFFLGTDSAPHAKGKKETSCGCAGSYTAHAALELYAEVFENAGKLENLEAFASFNGADFYGLPRNSESVTLVKEEWQVEQEMPFGNETVVPIRGGESVLWKVK; encoded by the coding sequence ATGACTACACTTACGATTACTCGTCCTGATGACTGGCACGTCCATCTGCGTGACGGTGAAGTTTTAAAAGATACGGTACGCGATATCAGCAGATACAATGGCCGTGCGATCGTGATGCCAAATACTGTCCCACCAATTACCACCACTGAACTTGCACTGGAATATTACGACCGGATTATGGCAGAAAAGCCTTCTGCGCAATTCCAGCCGCTAATGACGCTTTACCTCACCGACAACACCACTCCAGATGAAATCCGTAAAGCGAAAGCCAGTGGCAAAGTATTCGCAGCCAAGCTGTATCCTGCCGGTGCAACAACCAACTCAGACTCAGGTGTTACTTCCATTCCTGATATGTACCCGGTTTTCGAAGCCATGGAAGAAGTGGGCATGCTTTTACTGATCCACGGTGAAGTGACCACACACGATGTGGACATCTTTGACCGTGAAAAAGTGTTCCTTGAAGAAGTGCTTGCACCTATCGTAAAGAAATTCAGCAAACTAAAAATTGTCTCCGAGCATATCACCACTGCTGACGCGGTAGAGTTTGTAAAAAATGCCGGTGATAATGTGGCAGCAACCATTACCGCGCACCACCTGCTGTTTAACCGCAACCATATGCTGGTTGGCGGGATCAAGCCTCATTTTTACTGTCTGCCAATTCTGAAAAGAAACATTCACCAGGATGCGCTTGTTGCAGCCGCGACAAGTGGTGATAAAAAGTTCTTCCTGGGTACAGACTCAGCGCCACATGCAAAAGGTAAAAAAGAGACATCTTGCGGATGTGCCGGTTCTTATACCGCTCATGCAGCATTAGAGCTTTATGCCGAAGTTTTTGAAAATGCAGGAAAGCTGGAAAACCTTGAAGCCTTCGCCAGCTTTAACGGCGCAGATTTTTATGGGTTACCACGTAACTCTGAAAGTGTCACCTTAGTGAAAGAAGAGTGGCAGGTGGAGCAGGAAATGCCTTTTGGTAACGAAACTGTGGTTCCTATCCGTGGTGGTGAATCCGTTCTTTGGAAAGTTAAATAA
- a CDS encoding hybrid-cluster NAD(P)-dependent oxidoreductase gives MSKATLSQINVYPIKSVQGLSLSSSWVEKQGLSFDRRFMLAKGNGAMVTARTHPQLVRVSASLLTNAMVVSFPGKESLRINYSEFEQKEQNATVWKDSFTAYSTTEEANNWFSEVLGEPVQLLYSGEQSNRHREKLGHSVSFADGYPLLIVSRQSLEELNRRCPEEQSMSQFRPNLVVDGSEPFVEDRWKRIKIGEVEFEIRKPCERCVLTTVDPETGKFCDSKEPLATLATFRANEVGGTFFGQNIVALNEGMIREGDTVEVLETKPKEQYLDKSDDKLKLTCVCVEEVAQNFVTYWLEPLHGELPPYLPGQHLPISIKDGNETYTRKYTLSSSPSRPGRYAISVKRINGGKVSNWIADNFKVGGVLTADSPQGSFHLDTSPVHPLLLISAGSGVTPMISMLRYLADQDLMQDVVFYHQCSTVQDIPFKEELDELNHKFEGLKVIVSLSQADEDWDGLKGRIELTHLKPIPELGRRQAFVCGPVGFMQKAKKLLLNLGLDESRYHQEMFGIELETDGEEVALSLTIDGQQIRGENKTPLLLQAESAGLNIINSCRAGFCGACKMTLKSGEVVQPDVPALTDEERIAGKVLACCCIPKTDIEVSS, from the coding sequence ATGTCAAAAGCAACCCTATCTCAGATAAATGTGTATCCGATAAAATCCGTTCAGGGTTTGTCGCTTTCCAGCAGTTGGGTGGAGAAGCAGGGGTTGTCCTTTGACCGCAGGTTTATGCTGGCAAAAGGCAACGGCGCTATGGTGACGGCCAGAACTCATCCACAATTGGTTAGGGTTAGCGCAAGCCTGCTGACCAATGCCATGGTGGTTTCTTTTCCGGGTAAAGAATCGCTGCGGATTAACTATAGCGAGTTTGAGCAGAAAGAGCAGAATGCCACTGTCTGGAAAGACAGCTTTACCGCTTACAGTACCACAGAAGAAGCAAATAACTGGTTCAGCGAGGTGCTTGGTGAGCCTGTTCAGCTTCTGTATAGCGGCGAGCAGTCAAACCGTCACAGGGAAAAGCTGGGCCATAGCGTCAGTTTCGCCGATGGTTATCCGCTGCTTATTGTCAGCAGACAGTCGCTTGAAGAGCTGAACAGGCGCTGTCCGGAAGAGCAGAGTATGTCTCAGTTCCGTCCCAATCTGGTGGTGGATGGCAGTGAACCTTTTGTGGAAGACAGGTGGAAGAGAATTAAAATTGGTGAAGTTGAGTTTGAAATACGTAAGCCATGTGAGCGTTGCGTATTAACCACTGTGGACCCTGAGACAGGCAAGTTCTGTGATTCAAAAGAGCCGTTGGCAACCCTGGCTACCTTCCGTGCAAATGAGGTGGGCGGGACTTTCTTTGGCCAGAATATCGTTGCATTAAATGAAGGCATGATCCGGGAGGGCGATACGGTTGAGGTTCTGGAAACCAAGCCGAAAGAGCAGTATCTGGATAAGTCTGACGACAAGCTAAAACTGACTTGTGTCTGCGTTGAAGAAGTGGCGCAGAACTTTGTTACTTACTGGCTGGAGCCGCTTCATGGTGAGCTTCCGCCATATCTGCCGGGGCAGCATCTGCCGATTTCTATTAAGGACGGCAATGAAACCTACACCAGAAAGTATACACTTTCCTCCAGCCCGTCCAGACCGGGGCGCTACGCTATTTCAGTGAAACGGATCAATGGCGGAAAGGTTTCCAACTGGATTGCTGATAACTTTAAAGTTGGCGGCGTTCTGACTGCCGACTCACCTCAGGGATCGTTTCACTTAGATACCAGCCCGGTGCACCCTTTGCTGCTTATTTCTGCTGGAAGCGGTGTGACTCCTATGATTTCTATGCTTCGCTATCTGGCGGATCAGGATTTAATGCAGGATGTGGTGTTTTACCATCAGTGCAGTACGGTTCAGGATATTCCCTTTAAAGAGGAACTGGATGAACTGAACCACAAATTTGAAGGGTTGAAGGTTATTGTGTCGCTTAGCCAGGCCGATGAGGACTGGGATGGCCTGAAGGGGCGCATTGAACTGACTCATCTGAAACCGATTCCTGAGCTGGGCAGACGTCAGGCGTTTGTTTGTGGCCCGGTTGGCTTTATGCAAAAAGCCAAGAAGCTGCTGTTAAATCTTGGCCTGGATGAGTCTCGCTATCATCAGGAGATGTTTGGCATTGAGCTGGAAACCGATGGTGAAGAGGTGGCTCTGTCACTGACAATTGACGGACAGCAGATCAGAGGTGAAAACAAGACGCCACTTCTTCTTCAGGCAGAAAGCGCCGGTCTGAATATCATAAACAGCTGCCGGGCAGGATTTTGTGGAGCCTGTAAAATGACCCTGAAGTCTGGGGAGGTTGTGCAGCCGGATGTTCCAGCGCTGACCGATGAAGAGCGGATAGCCGGTAAAGTTCTGGCTTGCTGTTGTATCCCGAAAACGGATATTGAGGTGAGCTCTTAA
- a CDS encoding EAL domain-containing protein — protein MFDNNKILPPEIDAYRCLFSETKVPMLVISAGTGEIVDANQAACVFYGYEEEHLKTLNINQINQLTPSQISTEINKARTYKCNHFKFPHKLASGDIKSVEVYSHPISLRGETFLFSIIHDITSRVKAEEQLKLAAAVYDSTSEGILISNEKGQIIDANRAFTELTGHNKETILHCPCDSFLLGDQAESYRNHVETVNNLGYWRGEMELLSKESKLVPTAVTINRVFNEREQVRKYVHLITDISSYKELSEELSYLAHHDLLTQLPNRLMLFEKLDEYISRASRNSGLVYVIFIDLDGFKAINDTLGHPVGDALLVAVAKKLKEVIRSTDTVARFSGDEFVVVIEANDQPHEISQTLGRLTEAFQQPFCALGHLVDVTASIGVSKFPDDSTDANQLISYADMAMYDAKKRGRNQYCLFNADSEREIQHRTMVESALKEALIRDEFSLLFQPQVDIQAGECVGFEVLLRWRNSELDAVPPNIFILMAEQLGIMEDLGEWVIVQACRQAAKWTSEGHEFHKLAVNLSGAQLKSRRVCDKIRRALKDSGLDAAALELEVTESFIMGCSEETLNILDDLRAIGVSLAVDDFGTSFSSLSHLKRLPVDKIKIDREIINNIDRDEDGKVIAQSIIAMGQAMGLTVVAEGVETETQAAFLSENNCRVAQGYLYKKPMAPEQVVDCLTQNQ, from the coding sequence ATGTTCGATAATAATAAAATTTTACCACCTGAAATTGATGCATACAGGTGTTTGTTTAGTGAAACTAAAGTACCAATGCTGGTGATATCTGCAGGCACTGGTGAGATTGTTGATGCTAATCAGGCAGCTTGTGTATTTTATGGTTATGAAGAAGAGCATCTGAAAACTCTGAACATAAACCAGATAAACCAGTTAACACCTTCTCAGATAAGTACAGAGATCAACAAAGCCAGAACCTACAAGTGTAACCATTTCAAATTTCCTCATAAGCTGGCAAGCGGCGACATAAAGAGTGTGGAGGTTTATTCCCATCCTATTTCCCTGCGCGGTGAAACCTTTCTGTTTAGCATCATTCACGATATAACATCCAGAGTAAAAGCTGAGGAGCAGCTTAAACTGGCTGCGGCGGTTTATGATTCGACCTCTGAAGGGATCCTGATCTCAAATGAGAAGGGACAGATAATAGATGCAAACAGGGCATTTACCGAATTAACCGGCCACAATAAAGAAACCATATTGCATTGCCCCTGTGACTCTTTTTTGCTTGGCGACCAGGCTGAGAGTTACCGGAATCATGTGGAAACGGTGAATAACCTGGGGTACTGGCGGGGGGAAATGGAGCTTTTGTCAAAGGAGTCCAAGCTTGTTCCAACTGCGGTAACCATCAACCGGGTCTTCAATGAAAGAGAGCAGGTTCGTAAGTATGTCCATTTAATTACAGATATCAGCTCATACAAAGAGCTTTCGGAGGAACTTTCCTATCTGGCGCACCATGATCTGCTGACTCAGTTACCCAATCGCCTGATGTTATTTGAAAAACTGGATGAGTATATAAGCCGGGCAAGCCGCAATAGCGGTCTGGTCTATGTGATTTTTATCGATCTCGATGGTTTTAAGGCCATTAACGACACCCTTGGCCACCCGGTTGGGGATGCATTGCTGGTTGCTGTTGCTAAAAAACTCAAAGAGGTGATTCGCTCCACCGACACTGTTGCCCGTTTTAGCGGTGATGAATTTGTGGTTGTGATCGAAGCGAATGACCAGCCTCATGAAATATCACAAACTTTAGGGCGGTTAACCGAAGCATTTCAGCAGCCGTTTTGTGCCCTTGGCCATCTGGTGGATGTTACAGCAAGTATCGGGGTCAGCAAGTTCCCGGATGATTCCACAGACGCCAACCAACTGATTAGCTATGCCGATATGGCGATGTATGATGCAAAGAAGCGGGGCAGAAATCAGTATTGCCTGTTTAACGCCGACAGTGAAAGAGAAATTCAGCACAGAACCATGGTTGAATCTGCTCTGAAAGAGGCGCTGATCCGTGATGAGTTTTCTCTGCTTTTCCAGCCCCAGGTAGATATTCAGGCAGGGGAGTGTGTGGGCTTTGAAGTCCTGCTTCGGTGGCGAAATTCAGAGCTGGACGCCGTTCCTCCCAACATATTTATTTTAATGGCTGAGCAGTTGGGAATAATGGAAGATCTGGGGGAGTGGGTGATTGTTCAGGCGTGCCGCCAGGCGGCAAAATGGACAAGTGAAGGCCATGAGTTCCATAAGCTGGCCGTGAACCTGTCAGGCGCTCAGCTAAAGAGTCGCAGAGTTTGTGACAAAATCCGCCGTGCGCTGAAGGATAGCGGGCTGGATGCTGCAGCATTAGAGCTGGAAGTCACCGAAAGCTTTATTATGGGTTGCAGTGAGGAGACGCTGAATATATTGGATGACTTGCGGGCTATTGGTGTAAGCCTGGCCGTTGATGATTTCGGTACCAGTTTTTCGTCCCTGAGTCATTTGAAACGCTTGCCGGTGGATAAGATTAAAATAGACCGGGAGATAATTAACAATATCGACCGGGATGAGGATGGTAAGGTTATCGCGCAGTCGATTATTGCCATGGGGCAGGCAATGGGATTAACCGTTGTTGCTGAGGGTGTGGAAACAGAAACACAGGCCGCATTTCTTAGTGAGAATAATTGTCGTGTTGCTCAGGGTTATCTGTATAAGAAACCTATGGCACCAGAGCAGGTTGTGGACTGCCTTACACAGAATCAATAA
- the nadE gene encoding ammonia-dependent NAD(+) synthetase, whose product MEQQIREEMRVLPSIDVNFEIERRVEFIKTKLKESGCKSLVLGISGGVDSTTTGRLAQLAVESLNQEMNSSDYQFIAVRLPYGEQKDEDEAQLALSFIKPSQSVSVNIKQGVDGIHAATGSALEGTGLIPADPAKADFVKGNVKARARMVAQYEIAGYVGGLVLGTDHSAENITGFYTKFGDGACDLAPLFGLSKRQVRQLAKTLGAPELLVTKTPTADLEELSPQKADEDALNLTYDQIDDFLEGKPVSAEVSEKLIRIYQITQHKRQPIPTIYD is encoded by the coding sequence ATGGAACAACAAATTCGCGAAGAAATGCGTGTATTACCCTCAATCGATGTCAATTTTGAAATAGAAAGACGTGTTGAGTTTATTAAAACAAAGCTAAAAGAGTCTGGCTGTAAGTCTCTTGTGCTTGGCATTAGTGGTGGCGTTGATTCAACAACAACCGGCCGCCTTGCTCAGCTTGCGGTTGAAAGCCTTAACCAGGAAATGAACTCTTCTGACTACCAGTTTATCGCAGTAAGGCTGCCATACGGCGAGCAGAAAGATGAAGACGAAGCACAACTGGCGCTTTCCTTTATCAAGCCTTCCCAGTCAGTTTCAGTCAATATCAAACAGGGCGTCGACGGAATTCACGCGGCGACAGGCTCTGCATTGGAAGGAACCGGCCTGATCCCAGCAGATCCTGCTAAAGCTGACTTTGTAAAAGGTAATGTAAAAGCCCGTGCCCGCATGGTTGCGCAATATGAAATCGCTGGTTACGTTGGCGGCCTTGTTCTTGGTACCGACCACTCAGCAGAAAACATTACAGGTTTCTACACTAAATTTGGTGACGGGGCATGTGATCTGGCACCTCTGTTCGGTCTGAGCAAACGTCAGGTTCGTCAACTGGCTAAAACACTTGGTGCGCCTGAGCTGCTTGTCACTAAAACACCAACCGCGGATCTGGAAGAACTGAGTCCGCAAAAGGCAGATGAAGATGCGCTAAATCTGACCTATGATCAGATCGATGATTTTCTGGAAGGTAAGCCGGTTTCTGCAGAGGTTTCTGAAAAACTGATCAGGATTTACCAGATCACGCAGCATAAGCGTCAGCCAATTCCGACTATCTACGATTAA
- a CDS encoding nicotinate-nicotinamide nucleotide adenylyltransferase, which yields MNTKQATKSKIAVFGSAFNPPSLGHKSVIDSLTHFDKVLLVPSISHAWGKEMLDYSDRCKMVDLFIHDMAQDNVERSTVEELLHVPGQSVTTYAVLEKLQELYPEAELTFVIGPDNLFKFSSFFNAELITERWSVMAFPEKVKVRSTDIRNNLKKMRSVTKLTTKSVADYLIINKIYI from the coding sequence ATGAATACAAAACAAGCAACCAAGTCCAAAATCGCCGTTTTTGGCAGCGCTTTTAATCCGCCAAGCCTGGGACATAAAAGTGTCATTGATTCTTTAACCCATTTTGACAAGGTACTTCTGGTGCCAAGTATTTCGCATGCCTGGGGTAAGGAGATGCTGGATTATAGCGACAGATGCAAAATGGTCGATCTGTTTATCCATGATATGGCACAGGATAATGTAGAGCGTTCAACTGTGGAAGAGTTATTGCATGTACCTGGTCAGAGCGTGACAACTTATGCCGTGCTGGAAAAACTTCAGGAGTTGTACCCTGAAGCGGAACTGACTTTTGTTATTGGACCGGATAATTTATTTAAATTCTCCAGTTTCTTTAATGCTGAGCTCATAACGGAGCGCTGGTCGGTAATGGCTTTTCCTGAGAAAGTCAAAGTTCGAAGCACAGATATCAGAAATAATCTTAAAAAAATGAGATCTGTTACCAAGCTAACCACCAAAAGTGTGGCGGATTATCTAATTATAAATAAAATATATATCTAA